From the Phycisphaeraceae bacterium genome, one window contains:
- a CDS encoding aldo/keto reductase, whose product MTTTPTTHDTLTAPMPTRQLRGLDWQASLLTLGGVKWDSVITETQAIELIHRAIELGVNTFDTASNYAKGESERRLGKALLGHRDNVFIATKSSKRDYDGARRDIEQSLNSLQTDTIDLFFIHSLEDDNDLKKALDPQGVLKAIDEFKAAGHIRNVGVSGHWFKHNMIHAINDYPFQAVLLPIGLFNEAYNYSFPAEVIPVARNKDLAVLGMKVLAAGRAKHVADITPYIRFAINQDVDTAVIGADSIQQLEQTIRIIKSKPVPLPPEETKALFDEARQVTQSFDPGEFSWVSHYKQ is encoded by the coding sequence ATGACCACCACACCCACCACTCACGACACCCTCACCGCCCCCATGCCCACCCGCCAACTCCGCGGGCTCGACTGGCAAGCCTCCCTCCTCACCCTAGGCGGGGTCAAATGGGACTCCGTTATCACCGAGACTCAGGCCATCGAGCTCATCCACCGCGCTATCGAGCTAGGTGTCAACACCTTCGACACCGCCTCAAACTACGCCAAAGGCGAATCCGAACGACGCCTCGGCAAAGCCCTCCTCGGGCACCGCGACAACGTCTTCATCGCCACCAAATCATCCAAACGCGATTACGACGGCGCCCGCCGTGACATCGAACAATCCCTCAATTCTCTCCAGACCGACACCATCGACCTCTTCTTCATCCACTCCCTCGAAGACGATAACGACCTGAAGAAAGCACTCGACCCCCAAGGCGTCCTCAAAGCCATCGACGAGTTCAAAGCCGCCGGCCACATCCGAAACGTCGGCGTCTCAGGCCACTGGTTCAAACACAACATGATCCACGCCATCAACGACTACCCCTTCCAGGCCGTCCTCCTGCCCATCGGCCTCTTCAACGAAGCCTACAACTACAGCTTCCCCGCCGAAGTCATCCCCGTCGCCCGCAACAAAGACCTCGCCGTCCTCGGCATGAAAGTCCTCGCCGCCGGCCGAGCCAAACACGTCGCCGACATCACCCCCTACATCCGCTTCGCCATCAACCAGGACGTCGACACCGCCGTCATCGGCGCCGACTCCATCCAGCAACTCGAACAAACCATCCGCATCATCAAATCAAAACCCGTACCCCTGCCCCCCGAGGAAACCAAAGCCCTCTTCGACGAAGCCCGCCAGGTCACCCAATCCTTCGACCCCGGCGAGTTCAGCTGGGTCTCCCACTACAAGCAATAA
- a CDS encoding histone deacetylase → MIPRLPLIHSEHYDAPVPSGHRFPMPKFLILRETLDSLGISQHAQYHRPEAASLKHLLLVHTPDYLDAFINGTLTDDHLRRIGLPWSPHLVRRTITAVGGTILTVQQALTHGLACNTAGGTHHAFPDHGSGFCILNDLAVAARTALTEGWAARVLIIDLDVHQGDGTAFALADEPHAVTFSMHCRSNFPLRKQASDLDLPLDDHLDDAAYLDLLEQTLPDLLERTQPDLVLYDAGVDVHADDRLGRLNLTDHGILTRDKFVLNSCLNLDIPIAAVIGGGYDHDHHKLAERHSLLHQAALHIWQSHHATTS, encoded by the coding sequence GTGATACCACGGCTCCCCCTGATCCACTCCGAGCACTACGACGCCCCCGTGCCGTCCGGGCACCGCTTCCCCATGCCCAAGTTCCTCATTCTCCGTGAGACACTCGATAGCCTCGGCATCTCTCAACACGCGCAATATCACCGACCCGAAGCCGCCTCCCTCAAACACCTCTTGCTGGTGCACACCCCCGACTACCTCGACGCCTTCATCAACGGCACACTCACGGATGACCACCTCCGCCGCATCGGTCTCCCCTGGTCGCCTCATCTGGTCCGACGCACGATCACCGCCGTAGGCGGGACTATCCTCACCGTCCAGCAGGCACTAACCCACGGACTGGCTTGCAACACCGCTGGCGGGACTCACCACGCTTTCCCCGATCACGGCTCCGGTTTCTGCATCCTCAATGACCTCGCCGTCGCAGCTCGCACCGCCCTCACCGAAGGCTGGGCTGCCCGTGTCCTCATCATCGATCTCGATGTCCACCAAGGCGACGGCACCGCCTTCGCCCTCGCAGACGAGCCCCACGCCGTCACCTTCTCGATGCACTGCCGTTCGAACTTCCCCCTCCGTAAGCAAGCCTCAGACCTTGATCTCCCCCTAGACGATCACCTCGACGACGCTGCCTATCTCGACCTACTCGAACAAACCCTCCCCGACCTCCTGGAACGCACGCAGCCCGATCTCGTGCTCTACGACGCGGGCGTCGATGTCCACGCCGATGACCGCCTGGGACGCCTCAACCTCACCGACCACGGAATCCTCACGCGCGATAAGTTCGTCCTCAACTCATGTCTGAATCTCGATATCCCCATCGCCGCTGTCATCGGCGGCGGCTATGACCACGACCACCACAAACTCGCCGAACGCCACAGCCTGCTCCATCAGGCCGCGCTCCACATCTGGCAGAGCCATCACGCCACAACCTCGTGA